Proteins encoded together in one Alphaproteobacteria bacterium window:
- the thrC gene encoding threonine synthase, with protein sequence MRFISTRGNAPVLVFDEVLLAGLARDGGLYLPETWPRLMASDFVAFRELTYPELATRVMERFLGGRIPEDVFASLVREAYASFDHRAVTPLKQLGVNDWLLELFHGPTLAFKDLALQLVGRLFDYVLTRRGERATIVGATSGDTGSAAIEACRDRDSVDIFILHPHGRVSEVQRRQMTAVDAPNVWNIALKGSFDDCQDIVKAMFNDQPFREELRLSAVNSINWARIMAQIPYYVWAALALGAPERRVAFSVPTGNFGNVFAGYAAREMGLPISQLVVGSNRNDILTRLFDGGTMEMRAVEPSLSPSMDIQVSSNFERLLFDVLGRDGMRVADAMQRFRDEGRLMLEASDWEILRRLFSGYRVDDPATEQAIADVYRATGELLDPHSAIGVAAGRARRKDAATPMIALATAHPAKFPDAVEGATGVRPALPPRLADLFQRGEKYSILDNNLTLVEEFVRERAAMRGAA encoded by the coding sequence TTGCGATTCATCAGCACCCGAGGGAACGCCCCGGTACTCGTCTTCGACGAAGTGCTGCTCGCCGGTTTGGCGCGCGATGGTGGGCTTTATTTGCCCGAGACTTGGCCTCGCCTGATGGCCAGCGACTTTGTCGCCTTTCGCGAATTGACCTATCCGGAGCTGGCAACGCGCGTGATGGAGCGATTCCTTGGTGGGCGCATCCCAGAGGACGTGTTCGCATCCCTTGTACGTGAGGCGTACGCCTCATTCGACCACCGCGCCGTGACACCCCTGAAGCAACTCGGGGTGAATGACTGGCTGCTAGAACTCTTTCATGGCCCCACGCTCGCGTTCAAGGATTTGGCCCTCCAGCTTGTCGGACGACTTTTCGACTACGTGCTGACGCGCCGCGGCGAGCGCGCAACGATCGTCGGCGCCACGTCGGGAGATACGGGGTCGGCCGCGATCGAGGCCTGTCGAGACCGAGACTCGGTCGACATTTTCATCCTTCATCCCCACGGTCGGGTCTCGGAAGTGCAACGTCGACAGATGACGGCCGTCGACGCGCCCAACGTTTGGAACATAGCGCTCAAGGGCAGCTTCGACGATTGCCAGGACATCGTGAAGGCGATGTTCAACGATCAGCCGTTTCGCGAGGAGCTGCGGCTTTCCGCAGTCAACTCGATAAATTGGGCGCGCATCATGGCCCAGATTCCCTATTACGTCTGGGCGGCACTAGCACTTGGCGCGCCAGAGCGCCGCGTGGCCTTCTCTGTACCGACGGGCAATTTCGGCAATGTTTTTGCGGGTTATGCGGCGCGCGAGATGGGTCTGCCGATAAGCCAGTTGGTCGTCGGCTCGAATCGGAACGATATCCTGACGCGTCTTTTTGACGGGGGGACGATGGAAATGCGCGCGGTCGAGCCGTCGCTTTCGCCGAGCATGGATATCCAAGTCTCATCGAATTTCGAGCGCCTGCTTTTCGATGTATTAGGCCGCGATGGCATGCGGGTCGCTGACGCGATGCAGCGCTTCCGCGACGAAGGCCGGCTGATGCTCGAGGCGTCCGATTGGGAGATTTTGCGTCGTCTCTTCTCAGGCTACCGCGTCGATGATCCCGCGACCGAGCAAGCGATTGCCGACGTCTATCGCGCGACAGGGGAGCTTCTCGACCCCCACAGTGCCATCGGCGTCGCGGCCGGCCGTGCGCGGCGAAAGGACGCGGCAACTCCCATGATCGCGCTTGCAACCGCGCATCCAGCCAAATTCCCCGATGCGGTCGAAGGGGCCACCGGCGTACGCCCGGCCTTGCCCCCCCGTCTTGCCGACCTGTTTCAGCGCGGGGAAAAATATTCTATACTTGACAATAACTTAACGTTGGTCGAG